The Populus nigra chromosome 19, ddPopNigr1.1, whole genome shotgun sequence genome includes a window with the following:
- the LOC133679724 gene encoding protein LATERAL ROOT PRIMORDIUM 1-like: MGMVGLRDVFVVAPAASFNHHHQHHEQINLSTADPINASNATALGVGVGVGVIPLLAAGPCLAPQNMDDQDLLNNGRNKISGIHQFWQNQGSQYIKKASNTTPSILDHHNNSSTANFLLQSGNSAGNGSGSLGGNSSSSATTTCQDCGNQAKKDCSHRRCRTCCKSRGFDCVTHVKSTWVPAARRRERQLMATAGGGAGSTGSTSGVKKPRLISSQTTTSHTSTSNTTPRSYDTSSSHQGFKERLPGQVTAPATFRCVRVTAVEDGEDEFAYQAVVKIGGHVFKGFLYDQGVETRDGFPNISELHLGGGSSSGGNGIGRNGASSSPILDPSDVYGASTGGLLGGSGYGNPIN; this comes from the exons ATGGGCATGGTGGGCCTTCGCGATGTCTTCGTGGTGGCTCCCGCTGCCTCcttcaaccaccaccaccagcatcATGAGCAAATCAATCTTTCAACAGCAGATCCAATCAATGCTTCCAATGCCACAGCTCTTGGTGTTGGTGTAGGTGTTGGTGTCATTCCACTCCTTGCTGCGGGGCCTTGTCTTGCGCCCCAAAACATGGATGATCAAGATTTGTTGAATAATGGTCGAAACAAGATTAGCGGAATTCATCAGTTCTGGCAAAACCAAGGCTCTCAATATATCAAGAAAGCTTCTAATACCACTCCTTCGATTCTTGATCATCACAACAATTCTTCAACAGCGAATTTTCTACTACAAAGTGGAAATAGTGCTGGGAATGGAAGTGGAAGTCTTGGAGGGAATTCATCATCGTCCGCTACAACAACGTGTCAAGATTGTGGAAACCAAGCGAAGAAAGATTGTAGCCATAGAAGGTGTAGGACGTGTTGCAAAAGCCGTGGTTTTGATTGTGTTACTCATGTGAAGAGCACGTGGGTACCGGCTGCGAGGAGGAGAGAGCGTCAGCTTATGGCAACTGCAGGTGGCGGTGCTGGTTCTACTGGGTCTACTTCTGGTGTCAAGAAACCTAGACTTATAAGCTCACAAACTACAACTTCTCATACTTCCACTTCTAATACTACTCCAAGGAGCTACGACACGAGCTCTAGTCACCAAG GTTTTAAAGAGAGACTACCGGGGCAAGTAACTGCACCAGCAACCTTCAGGTGTGTTAGAGTGACGGCAGTGGAAGATGGTGAAGATGAGTTTGCGTATCAGGCTGTGGTGAAGATTGGTGGTCATGTTTTCAAAGGGTTTCTATATGACCAAGGAGTTGAAACAAGAGATGGGTTCCCTAATATATCTGAACTGCATTTGGGTGGTGGTAGCAGTAGCGGTGGTAATGGCATAGGGAGAAATGGGGCCTCTTCTTCCCCGATTCTCGATCCTTCAGATGTTTATGGTGCTTCCACTGGAGGGTTACTCGGAGGTTCGGGCTATGGCAATCCAATAAATTGA
- the LOC133679683 gene encoding ankyrin repeat-containing protein P16F5.05c-like, producing MGTATNQAERQTQVETTPDIVDALLEAARYDDFEDITSLASSGVSLDSKDSQGRTPLHMAAANGHLDIVEYLINQGVDLNASNEEKNTPLHWACLNGHIEVVKKLILAGASLGILNSHERTPMDEAVTRGKLDVIDAINAAVAQQELSGVTVS from the exons ATGGGGACGGCGACAAACCAAGCAGAGCGGCAAACCCAAGTCGAAACAACGCCGGATATTGTTGATGCTTTACTTGAG GCTGCTAGATATGATGATTTTGAGGATATCACAAGTTTAGCATCTTCTGGGGTTTCTCTTGACTCCAAAGATTCACAGGGCAGAACAc CCCTCCATATGGCTGCAGCTAATGGGCATCTTGACATTGTGGAGTATCTTATCAATCAAGGAGTG GACCTCAATGCTTCTAATGAGGAGAAGAATACGCCTCTTCATTGGGCCTGTCTCAATGGTCATATAGAG GTTGTTAAGAAATTGATTCTGGCAGGAGCGAGTTTAGGCATTCTTAATAG CCATGAACGGACTCCAATGGATGAAGCTGTTACTAGGGGAAAATTGGATGTTATTGATGCAATTAATGCAGCTGTGGCACAACAGGAACTTTCAGGTGTTACAGTTTCCTAG